The region ACAATTTAAAATCTGCAGAATCTGTGTGCAAttaattttgagatttttaatttaaatatatcctcAACagttacaataaaagaaaatatatgcaCTTCTGATATAAATGTATCAACTTCATTAAAATGGGAAAAAACATAAATGATATTTCTTGCTAGTTATGTTGTTGAAAgcagattttaaaataaaatattttccctAACACATTAGACAAAATAATCTTACACATCTTTCTCGCATCATACCCGTCAGTTTCCGTTCACGTTCTTTGCCTCTTTGCGTGTGTTTACAGTAAAACTCCATAAATATCCCATTACTGTTAAACATTCGATATGATAAGTAACAGTACTTTGTACTCATGATTGTACCTAAATCGTCCCGTAATGATCACATTAATTAAGTAACTCTGTATTAAActctgttatatatattttttttttcttttcaatatcCTTAACTTTATCTAATATAGAATTCAGCACTTTCTGGTCTCCAAATGTCGAAGCACTCGACTAATCGCCGGTTGTTATAGGCTCGGTTTATCACAGACTGCAGCAAGCCGTCGcgttcttcatgattcaatcaCAATTCTTCGCGACCCGAAGGAAGAGAGCTTGTTTTATTGCACGTAGACGGATCGGACATCCAGGCGAGGTCCTTCAAGGTTGCGGTATGCATGGAACATACCGCTAGGACGACCATTACATGCATCACATTATGGGAATTCAGCACTAGATCCAACTTGCCGGGGATCCACTTCTCTGGAATGCGAAGAGCGCCAATGGTTGCACCTATCACAGCTATGAGATCCTGGAAATTAATCCTACATCAGCATTACTTTTAACATCATTTGGTACACGCGGCTGTCTGggattataattcaaaatgaacctgtaatattatatgaataagAGCCTCGGGTGATCCGCCACCAATGCCGAAACACCTCAGAGTCATGACCAGCATTCTCATTAGGAAAGGAGGGGCAAAACATAAACGCCTCTCCCATGGTGATCTCGCAGTCATTGCCTACGAATTAcgtaaacgttattttaaatttttttatcgcaacGAAACATCCGCGAAGAAAACGTGAGTTATAAAATACCTTTAAAAGTCCCCACATACTAAGggagcaataaataaaaatgcagcAATACCAGACGTTATCGGCAAGGCAATGAACAGCGGCTGCCATCATCGGTATAGCTCCTGAAATGAGTTTTGCATGAAATAGAGAAGCGTCTATTTGCCACTATATAGAACTGCTCGTAGGCACTCcttatttaaaactttcttCGTTTGAAGCAGGAGTCGACCAATACAACAATTTGTCAGATCTGCTTGAAATACGAAGAGagtcatttataaaataaaatcttgcaACGTGCGAGCTTTCTagtcatatacatatatgttcttTCAGCAGATTCTAAAAGGCTTTCATTTCTAAATGGATCACACACCGAAACTCTGGCACAGCCATATGCCGATCATGTCGACTTTCAGCAGTGTTCTGTAAAGAACTTCGTCGTAGTTTACGTTCATGAAGAGGTGGTATAGGAAGGATCCGACCCACGGGCTAACCGCGCCGATCAAGTGGCACCAGGACAGAATTCCCACGAGTGTCCCTTTTGTGTTCCATGGGAGTAGATGTGGTACAGTCACCAACATGTACAGAATAGCGAATCCTGTAAGCACACAGGATGCTTTCGGGCAAACGCATTTTGCGAATCAAGTTCTTTGATGATGGAATATAATGCATGGTATACCGTGAGATTGCGATgatcttttataaattcttcaTTTCGGCCTTCGACAAGTTCAACAATCATactttttacaaagaaaattttgctACGTCCCGTTAAAAAAACTGCAATGTTTGTCAGGAGTAAACTTTaacaaactttttaatttctgtgaATTATCTTCTACTTGCAAATTCCATTGATAATATCACATTACATTAATAACGTAAGACATGAGAAACGATAATAGGAAGAGATTGATGTAGAGGCCGTCACAACACtgtttaattttctcaaaaagtCATTTTAAGTATGTATATTAATGAGCTCCTCCACATATACGTGGGTAGCTCTGACCTACtaagattttatttcacgCACATGTGCGCCGGTCGATACATGAGATTTATATACAGGATGGTCCACCAAAAACAGAATACTCGAATGGCTCTTCTAGTTTCTCGTTTCTCCTTCGAACGAAAGGAAAAGGATAACGTTAAGGATACGCcgtataattgtaaaaagagGCTGAAAGAACTCTTTTTAGTCTCTCAATAAAAAGAATGCGATTTCGGATGCGCTTATATATACATCGCATCGCCATTTGTTTTTTACGCGTAAAAAGCAGCGACGCCGTACAAACGCGTCAGTTATTTGTTACGTAATAAACCGTTCACGGTACGTTTAGAACGTATTTGACTGACATCCGGTATTGGAAATTTATCAATGAATCAGCTTTAACGGGGAAGGAATATCGTATGGGTTCGCTTTCATCGATCGTTCGTTACCCTGCAATGCGTCTTCGTTGAGTCGCGATGTTTTCACGGAAGTTGGCCTTGATAGTATGCACCGTGACTTTAAAGCCCTTAAGGGACTTAATCTACTTTCCTCAGTTAATCCAATCGCGAGGATGACGAATCTCTTACGTGACATGACCGTGTATTCTTTGGATGAAATATATAGTTGATGTGATGAAGAGTAACGACAGCTACCATCCTACGAATCACGTTCGTTTACCGAGTTTCACagcgatttattttattttgcaatttttgcaaaataattaataaaattgaattaattcaaacctatagatataaaattaatccaaCGTCAAGGATCCACAGTAGATTTCttgcgataattttttaaattattttcttacatgttatgagaaagagagaaagtttCTTCTGGATACAAAAGAATTTTGCACGCACACTTTATCAACGTCAAACTTGTCGAAAAGTTCAACAGATAGTGCTCCGTTTTGgaggtaaaaattttattatcgcaataaataattttcactcATGTTTTTTAGTGTATCTAATTCCAAAGTATTAAATTACTATTcctgaattaaaaattctcagGACGCaatcaaaattctttatatcaCACGTATAGCAGTTAATGAATTTAGATTCACACAATCTTTCTCGAGATCTGCAGCATTCAATCTATCAATCGCGCAAACAATACCGGGAAGGACTGGTCGACCTGGTCGTGCGACGGCAACGACGTTAAAAAAACCGTAGGACGCGATAGCTGGCGTTAAGATCAAagtatgttgaaaaaaaagcgAATCACCCATACACACAGTATCCTCGTTTGAATGATGAGTGATGACGTTAGAATGATAATCTAAAGGAGACGTAATCGCGCCAGTCTTGGCCAGTCTCACCGTGCGTCAGGATGTTGACGGTCTCGTTGTGGATGTAGAAAAGGCTACCGAGGCACTGGCGGATGGTCATGAGCGGCCTGTAGCCGGTGAGGATGTGCGGATTGAATTGGAGGTGCTGCGGCATCTCGCTCCATCGTCGCAGCAGCAGGACCTCGGCCTCGGCCTCGGCCGGCGCGGGCGTCTTCTGCGGACGCGGCGTCTCGGCGCCGCCGGGCATCCTCTCGTCGTCCTGACACTCCTGACGCCGCGCTCCGTACGTGTCGGTGTCCTCCTGGTGCGGCGAGCCCGACACCGCCGCCGCATCGCGCGGTCGCTCGTCGTCCCGGAACGGCGTCGTGCAACGGGAACTGCGAACGCGCGGTGCCCGCTACCTCGGGGGAAGAGGGCGCGGTCCGGCCAGCGGACgagacgcgcgacgcgcgaggTACACGGGGATCGCTCCTCCGGGCTCCGGGAGCCTCCGTACGAGCGCGAGCCGCGAGCCCTCAACGGCGGCGACGTCGCCACTGCATCGTCGTGCCCGTACTGCCCGCCGCCCGCCGCCGCTGTAACGGGTTACCCGTTACCCCCGTCTCCCGTCCACCCGCTCGCCGCCGCCGACGGCAGCAGCCGTCATCCGCACGCGATTCGGCCTCTCTGACGGTCCCGTCGTCACGGCAACCGCATCGATCCCATCACTCGGGACTTCGGGAGTCGGGCGGTTAGGAGGCAACCAGAGGCAACCTCATCGCGCGCGATCTCGCCGCAGGCCGCAGATGCTCCTAGCTCCTACCTGGCTCTCCTCATCGAGTAAATGGGTCGTAACTATATAACTTATGACTTGGATGGGAAACTTAGTTACGTTATAGTTTAATAACGTCCCTCGCAAAGTGTTTTCCATTTTTCCTGATGATTTTCCGGggtattttgttaatattttaaaaataatttaaaaatgatctGGAGAGATTTGTGACTTCGTatcgtttattagtttatttatttcaaaacgatACGTGGACTTTAAACATGATTGCGCACACTTGTTATGTTACAATTAACGTGTGGAAAATTGGGaactatatatatctttaacgatagaatttttctttaaccgACAAAAGGACATCGATATGATTGCGCTTTAAACGGTATTAGAATTTTAAACAGGACACGTAGCTGGCGTCTGGCGTGCAGCCCCTAAATGTTCCATAGATCTTCCACGCGTGACCTATTGACACACGTTCGGTGGTTGAGTGTTTTTGAGTTAATATGCTATGCTGGATCGTCTCCTGTCCCCACCCCGCTCGCGTTAtacattatgcaaaatatactatttcaAGCTTGATCGACTTGCCTCAATAAAGCTTTGCTTCGTCCTTGCAGTTCACGTACATAAAAACTATTGTgctagaaataaaacaaatcgaAGGGAAGCTGAAGAACGACTGTATTTATCGTCAGTAAATTTGTATGAGGAAGAGTGTCGCGTATGTCTATCAATAGGGATGAAAATCTACCCCAAAGAAGTGAGGAGATTTAACAGTTGCattagttttaaaatgtgATACTGCATCCTACAGAAGATGAAACTTGAtgaaagaaggaagagaaacATTGaacattatatgtacataaatcaTTAGGCATTTTATTCGTACGTAATATTTTCCGTATACTCTTTTACACCACGTTGTAAACGCGTTTTCAGTGCATTGATACCACCCCTCGGCCCTCGACTGACGTTGTCAGCGAAAGTTGATCGTAGCTTGTTCCTACGTCAAGCGCATCGTACGTCAGAGTCACTCAAAATTCGAAAGAGCGACAGGAACGCGACTTGAGTCTTCGTCGGCGACTTCTCGCGGCCGCTGCCGTCGGGGACACGTTCCGGTCCACAGCGTTCCTCTCGATCTGTAAGCCCGCATTCGCTAGCGTACGCTTTCGCGTATAGCAATAATAAGATCGCGGCGGCGCCGGCGACGGCGCAACGTTTTATGCTCCGCTGTTTCCTGCCTCTCACCCCCTCTCGCCTTCTAAAGACTGTTTTAGGACTCTCGTAGGCGACTCAATGGATACAATGGATACCAAACGTCCCGAAGGACCACCTGCCGTCGACCTTGACCCGAAACGTCCGCACGTCCTACTCGGGGTGAGCTCCaccgcgacggcgacggcgccGGCGCACCCCGACGACGGGGTTCGCTATCTGCGGCAAGTACTCCTGGTGAGtgtcacgcgcgcgcgtatgatGTGTGCAAGTACCGCGTTGCGTTCCCTCCTCGAGCTGTCCCGGAGGGGTGTTTGCGGCATGCCCCGTTGCTTGACACGTTGGACCGGCACCGGCCACGCTAGTCGGCCGTGTCTCGCCGTAAAGGTAGCCCGCGCACGTCTGATCTGATCAACCTCTTCTGGGTTACGACGTCATCCTTAGATCTAACCCCCTCCCAGTTAAGCCTTCGTCTGCTACCGCAAAGTGGGGCTGTAGCTTGAAAAGTAACGGCAAGTGATTAACCGAGAATTTACGTAGCCCTGCGTGTCGATGCACGTTGCGTGCGAGATCTCGTTTACTCCGTCTTTTACTCCGACGTACGCTGCTGCGTATATAAGCTGTGTTTTGGCGCAAGTCTATGGGTGTCACGTGGTCTCGCGCGCGAGACACGAGAGCTTGCGCTAGATATATCGACGTTCTGTCAACTGAGTAATAACGTTCTTTGCGAAACTTGCCCGAGCGCGCATCTCCCGTAAACGACACACACCGTTTCCGTTTCTCACTTGTTCGTTATAAACGGTATACGCTAACGGTTTCTTAGAAGAACATTTACGTTGTATAAATATCTGTATGTTAAAATACACAtatcttgttttctttttataagacCTACGTGTTAGTTTAGTGGAATAACTATCTGACAACTGAATCTACGTGGGGTCACCCGGCATCTCTCATTTGTCGCAAAATGTAAACTTTACGCGCAGTATCAAGGTTCTCCATCGTAATATTGTAACAAACGCTGTGATCCGGTCTAATTTGAACCCTTCTCTGTCCGCAGAACACCTGCAGAGAACTATGGACGATCCCGGAAGgtgcgcgcgcgacgacgGTGGCAAACTACTTCTCCCATGACCAGTTCAAGTACATCTCGTTTGGCGTAGTAACTCAGGTAAAAAACGTAAACGTCGTAGCGTTAAATAAAGCGGCTCTCGCCGGTTTTAAATAAGCAACCCTGGATCACGCGCGCTGCAAAAACCGCGCGTTTTCGCGGGCGAGAAGTACGTCTCTCGTGTACGTCTATTCGGTAGAACGTACCTTTACTTATCAGTTATCTACATCAGTTATCTGGGACGACTTCCACGCGTTCTTTCGTTGTCTCAAAGTCAGTGCGGTTTCTCTTGAGTggctctcttcttcttctttttcttcttcgatAACACCCAGACCCTCCGGGTCCACGACGGCCAGTATCTCTCAGTATCTCTCGAGTGGCCCGTGTCAGCTGGcgctgaagaaaaaaaaagaaacaaagaaatgATAACAATACAGCTCTCGTTCAAACGACACTCGCGGTGTGGTGCCACCTACGAGGGCCATCCCGTCAGTTGTCGGCCTAGTCTCGTTCGTCTCTATGTGTGTCTCGCCGAATACATACATGTTTACATGCTCGTCTCCTGCTGGCCGCTGAGCCCGCCGAGGTATCCTTAGTTTACTCGCAGTCCTTCGCCAAAGTCACGTATAATATGCTCTGGCAGATGATAGAGCAACTGGTGCAGAAAGGCGTCACGTGGCTAGCTAAGAAATATGCTTGGAGTAAGGTACGAAAAACGTCTTGACCAGGGTAAACGTGGGCGGGGTGCGTACGGTGCGTAAAAGCGTGTTTACTTGAACGCCTCGACTGCGATCGCGTATCATTTATAAGACGTCGTCCACGCGTACGCGACGAACGTCGTTCTGAAAGTTTTTACGTGGACCAACATTCCCGAATACGCTTATGTCGCTTACACACCGTCGCGACGTGTCTTTTCTTCACCTTTCGAGTATTTCTTGAAGCTTTCTTCTACGCGCCGCGCGTACGCGTGTCGTTATCGTTATGACTACGATGTTATCTACGATAGTGGATGTAATACAGTTTTACCACTGTGTCGTATAGACACCGTAGACGTTCTCTAATATATTTGTGATGCGTTCCAAAAAGTCTGAACGTCTATCTGGATAAAAGTAAGTAGGGCGAAAGGTCACGTTTATCACGCGACGGcctgtgtatgtatgtacgagACAACGTTGGAACGTATTCAGAAAAGTGCAACGCGTGAGCGTACGGTAAAAAACGTCGCACGATCAAGACGTTTATTTCACGacgctgcgcgcgcgcgcgaacgtgGCGTATGATAGACGAAACTTTTTCCATCAACGCGGAACTTCCGATCGTCCGGAGTAGTTAGCGCGTTCGTGCGCCGTCGCTTCGCTTCGTGCGTCCGCGACTAGTTGCAGGAAGGGACCAAGTTTAATCTTTAGGGGCACGTTACGGGCACAGACGCGCAGAGCCATGAGCAAGGAGAAAGTCGTAAAGAAATTAAGCAACTTACGACgtcgtatatttaaaaaaccgtgCGTTTATCGTGGTAAAAGCTTATATTGATAAGTTTGCTTATATTTGCACGCTTATCATCAAGGCCGGCGAGTTCGTAATGTTTAATCACGTTGTGACGTAACACCGTGTGAAGTTGAATGGAAGGGCTCGGGCTCGGGCTCGGGGTGTCGATAGAGTCGGCCCTGGCTCGTCGAGAATCGCCGAGAATCGCCGAG is a window of Temnothorax longispinosus isolate EJ_2023e chromosome 1, Tlon_JGU_v1, whole genome shotgun sequence DNA encoding:
- the LOC139825293 gene encoding progestin and adipoQ receptor family member 4, which translates into the protein MPGGAETPRPQKTPAPAEAEAEVLLLRRWSEMPQHLQFNPHILTGYRPLMTIRQCLGSLFYIHNETVNILTHGFAILYMLVTVPHLLPWNTKGTLVGILSWCHLIGAVSPWVGSFLYHLFMNVNYDEVLYRTLLKVDMIGIWLCQSFGAIPMMAAAVHCLADNVWYCCIFIYCSLSMWGLLKAMTARSPWERRLCFAPPFLMRMLVMTLRCFGIGGGSPEALIHIILQDLIAVIGATIGALRIPEKWIPGKLDLVLNSHNVMHVMVVLAVCSMHTATLKDLAWMSDPSTCNKTSSLPSGREEL
- the LOC139825330 gene encoding uncharacterized protein, which codes for MDTMDTKRPEGPPAVDLDPKRPHVLLGVSSTATATAPAHPDDGVRYLRQVLLVSVTRARMMCASTALRSLLELSRRGVCGMPRCLTRWTGTGHASRPCLAVKNTCRELWTIPEGARATTVANYFSHDQFKYISFGVVTQMPRSRRRHRSRSHSRTRSHSVGSPQYEHKRRRIDYESPPTKGTYR